CCACCACCAGGACTACAGGGGCTGAAGTATGGAAAGAGTTTCTCAGTGAATTTGCAGGCGGTGAAGGAGTAGATGAGAGCTCCTGTGCCTGCATCATAAAAAGAAACCACACCGCCCTCATAATCCACAAACACCCCCACCGTTTGGGGCTTCGACTTCAGAGCGAGAAGAATACCAGGACCAGCAAGAGCTTTGTACTCCTTTCCATTCCTCAGCCACATGGTCCAGAAGCCATTCTGTGGGGACAATCGGATTTTTCCATTTCTGACGACTGATTCACGAGCCACTCCTAAATCCCAGTCAGTCTTCCTTCCAACCTGAACTTCGTAGTAAAATCTTCCAGAGGAGAAACTCTGCTTTCCTAAAATACCGTTACAAGTGGAGAATCTCTGCGGGTAGTCTGGGACGTTCTTTTGTGTATCAGCAGACTTGACTTGTCTCTCATCATCAGACAGGATAAGATAGGGACTTGCGGTATCGGGATCAAGAGTGACGTCCACAGCGTACTGCTGGACCCTCTTCAGATCAACATCACAACACATCTGAACCATCTCCTCCCTGAGTTTTCCTGCCACCTGAGCCACAGCGGTCCTCACAGTCCCCTCATACGATGAGTGAACTCTGACCTCTGTCCAGTCTTTGGTGGGTGGAGCAGGGCTCAGTGAGGGGAGGTTTTGGAGGAACTGGAGGTGGTCTTCAGTGTGTATGAACTGCTCCATCTCAGCACCTCTCTTCATCAGCTCAGAGATTTCCTCTTCCAGCTCTCTGATGAAGCCTTCAGCCTgttcctctgtttctttctgcttctcCTCAATCAAGTCCAGGAGCTGAGCCAGACCTTCCTCCACAGACCGAATCAGAGCAGTGAAGACCTGCACACTGGCTATATTCTCTCGCACTGCATCCTCCCTGCTGAGCTTCACCGAATATTTGATCTGCTCGATCTTCAGTCGTCTCTCCCGGACCCTCTGCTGAATGTCAGCCTCTGATTTCACCAGTTTAGTTTTCTTCAGCTTGTATTCTTCCATCATTGGAACAAAGACATGTGTCTTGTGACTTGACTCAATACAGAAatggcacacacacatctgatccGTCCTGCAGAACATCTCCAGAGGTCTGTCGTGGTTCTTACAGACTCTGTCCTCCAGGTTCTCCACAGGATCCATCAGCTTGTGTTTTTTCAGGCCTGGGATTCTGTGATGAGGCTCCAGGTGAGTCTCACAGTAGGAGGCCAGACACGTCAGGCAGGACTTCAGGGCCTTCAGTTTGGTCTCAGAGCAGACGTCACACAGAACTTCTCCAGAGGAAGAACTTCTCTGGACTGAGCAGCTGCTGGTTTTGATTACAGACCATGTCCTGACCTGACGAGCCATCTCAGATATGAACGTGTTGACTCGCAGCTCAGGACGTTTTTCAAAGACATCTTTGCACAGGGGACACTCACACGGGACTTTAACATCCCAGTGTTTAGTGATGCAGGTCTTGCAGAAGTTGTGTCCACATGGTATGGTGACTGGATCAGTAAACACATCCAGACAGATAGAACACTGAAACTGCTCTTCAGAGAGGAGGCTGACGACTGAAGACatatctgaaaaacaaaatgtaaaataaataaacttctTCAATGTAATGTCTCCAAAACTGACTCCCTTTGTCATGTGTAGGTCCTAAATTGTTTATGAAAGGTTAACATCAAATGTCCTAGTGCATCAAATGAGTAAGTGGCTTTAAAATGGCAGCAATGAAGACAAAACAAGTACTCAATGTGCAAAAAACTGTCCCCGTTTACAACAGCTTTTCTTACTTTTAATACTTGACTGGTAGCTGAATCTGCACAACAAAACGGACGTCTGTCATTCCCAAATTCAAATGTTTGAGATCATTTATGAATCCTGGGATGTTCAGAAGTCACTAGCCAACTGCTCACAAGTTAAGAACTCACAGAGTCTGTAggtaaaatatatcaaattggtttgcagagtgagTCTACCACCAGCAGAGTtagctcctcctgcagagttAGCTCCACCTGCAGGttagcgtcctcatgcctgtgctggttcctcattgctctggtggagtggttataagTCAGTTTAACCAGGCACAGCctaaatacaactttatctccatttactagatcaacatactgacaaaccacgctgcgctaccagatgacatcatcacctgtgctcctttacatccaggtagtagagctttagataTTGATAATTCAACAATCTGACGAGTAATTCTGGTGCAAACTAGCGACTAAACAAATCTTCGATTTTTCTTCTTCAACTGAGGTTGAATTCTTTGTACATGAAAGTTATCAAAATGCTACACTGAATGTAATGTCTGCAGGATAAATGGAGACAGTCATCTAAAGCGTGAGTAGTGAGCAGTGCTGTGTACATTAACTTCACTTCTGTTCACTATTACACATGACATGAAGTGTTTTGCATACATTCACATTCAGAGAAAATAATATGAcaggtttgttttgttgattgAACACTTCCTGTGATGCAGACAGGTTATAGCCTGGTATGAGCATACTGCAGGCGTGATTATCTGCAAGTGGATAGCTTTTCAATGTTCATGGTTTCCTCATTTAACCCTACCTTTATCTGTTTTCACTAGTTTGAACACATACTGAGATGGAATATGAATATGAGGCAGTTTCTCCTCCTATTACTGCTTTGATTGTACACTCTAATGTCCCATATATGTTAATCTATaaattaaagtgacataaaGTAGATGCTTCTCCACAAAGCCTATCATATTTGGATATATATTGtttgaacagagacagaaagcaacagcaatagataaaaaatgatacaagactaaaacaagatagaggaaagtgatgtgaaatatttaaaaaataaaataaaatcaatcaattaaagctgctgtgaggaacttttgttttgtatggattctggcaccccctgtggacaaagtgatacctcttatctcttgtcctatacatgcaaaagtagtgttttcaacaaaatcctcagcctgttgtcttttaactgtcaactttatcaggcaatgtgattattttccatgaaaacagtcaaataaaggctgtttctgaagtgagatgtccatcatctggtctgacacctaccccctcagggcagtttcagacattaaaaatgtcaatagaaaaggtgtcagtgttgttgctgatggtcttgtttgctattgaaggtcataaagaggcatcggtatcattttcagtctgtttctcagccagttcaaaactcctcacagggcctttaaataaaatcatataaaTACCAGAAATTGCAAAAACAATGACCATAATTGTAATAAtgtagtccagggctaaaagaaaaattacttcaaattaaaatccagattaaaaaggcaagtctttagtttacttttaaaaacagacagagtgcTCGTTTTTAAGTGTCAAGAGTAAGAGAGATCAACAGTCATCTCTGGTCTGGTTCATTTATCACAAACCTCCTTAGGAATAACATGACAGTCATAGGCGCAGCGGTCACTCAACGCATGCGCATGATACGCCTGGACTCAAAACCTGAACACTCAGGAATAAATCCAACTTTGTGTCTCAGTTCAGGGACAGATTATCAGACAGGTGCTGCTCCCTGTGCATGAGCTCAAAAACATGTGACCTGTTCTGTTTTGCAATAATCAAATAATCTGATAAAACATGTccttcaggaaacacaacaacataaaaCCATGTGTTTCTCtgcgtttgaaaaaaaatcatgcaaagTACTCACCGCAGGATCCGTGCTTTATTCCTGGTGAACACAAGAGGAATCTGAACGTTGATTCTCAGAGAGGATGAGCc
Above is a genomic segment from Notolabrus celidotus isolate fNotCel1 chromosome 21, fNotCel1.pri, whole genome shotgun sequence containing:
- the LOC117804686 gene encoding zinc-binding protein A33-like, with translation MSSVVSLLSEEQFQCSICLDVFTDPVTIPCGHNFCKTCITKHWDVKVPCECPLCKDVFEKRPELRVNTFISEMARQVRTWSVIKTSSCSVQRSSSSGEVLCDVCSETKLKALKSCLTCLASYCETHLEPHHRIPGLKKHKLMDPVENLEDRVCKNHDRPLEMFCRTDQMCVCHFCIESSHKTHVFVPMMEEYKLKKTKLVKSEADIQQRVRERRLKIEQIKYSVKLSREDAVRENIASVQVFTALIRSVEEGLAQLLDLIEEKQKETEEQAEGFIRELEEEISELMKRGAEMEQFIHTEDHLQFLQNLPSLSPAPPTKDWTEVRVHSSYEGTVRTAVAQVAGKLREEMVQMCCDVDLKRVQQYAVDVTLDPDTASPYLILSDDERQVKSADTQKNVPDYPQRFSTCNGILGKQSFSSGRFYYEVQVGRKTDWDLGVARESVVRNGKIRLSPQNGFWTMWLRNGKEYKALAGPGILLALKSKPQTVGVFVDYEGGVVSFYDAGTGALIYSFTACKFTEKLFPYFSPCSPGGGINAAPLILRPLTRRRVSFDFHCNDQEGIKTKNYEYNPI